A stretch of the Streptomyces sp. NBC_00078 genome encodes the following:
- a CDS encoding tetratricopeptide repeat protein, whose product MRDSHRADAERLLARAVEEEVRRSGGHTDGTVLLSRSRSALDAMAETSAEEYEAYTRALDEAAAGRLTFAQRYAKEGSATALLVAAVAAVTAAVADVALGTDTGTALGAGVTVGVVGAAATVIKVAGSHLPAAHHSAGAESQPGGPEQLRLQWLTALEVRGIRPFLDQQRVREGSTGPRKKGPPLRGTDKSAAARGRTLLAQSFAQLPEQAGMFAGRRPEMARIRQWVQASRASTETRPTVVVLHGAPGSGRTTLAVRATHDLKDYFRGACVVDLRGGSPEEPPLSTRDALLHLLNRLGAPREQLLFRERSSPDQQVKRLSELYHQHLTGLAVTIVLDDASDAEQVRTLVPERSDSLVLVTAREPLALPSDLPAHVHELPVEALDSAGAEELLDAAAQDSSGPYDADAADRIRELCGGLPLALSIAGSSLGPRSPRQLATDLSAYGPVEPIERVLWLRYTDQSDTARRLLRRLALAGRASLGGAAAASLLATNEGEATRHLVALSRAGLIDHVRGNRFRLHDLVRAFAQARLLDEEEPSERTAAQERLIVNYADLADSVLRLVDGNMSTRSDRFSPHGFTSLDEALRWLDDESSFITSTLRHAEGVNQAAVLNLLGALCDYCLLRGDLYRLGEISELAQAVDQGLLVRSVQWRTGIAARQLGELDKARTTLTSVVDLYMEAHHDAGAARALCSLGITLHHQGNLTEAAAKLREALDFQAAPELATDRGWTMHALAAVERDRGHVSEALHLLTESLVLHHAGESVHGEAWAHFQLGQLSLRMGDVPRAESELRAALDRYGRTRDARGEAWALTQLARARLVAGDASPAVEGLRQAASRHRENEDARGEAWTVYYLGQALEETGDLDRAVRELERSRTMFSRMRDVYGLACARHHSARATRDQRAAQTGSLRNSGFARQLLVDARADFQRIGVAHGEAWTCLELAVVDAGNARTQQALALCDEAVDLFTSYGDRRGEDWARFLRCTLLPYAAPGGVEIGTAVAQEELTQLSRTTHSLRDEKLDDYVEAYQLLLERGVNLEAGWQAWRLGMVPSRHAREVMGVAVPATH is encoded by the coding sequence ATGCGGGACAGCCATCGGGCGGACGCCGAACGGCTGTTGGCACGGGCCGTGGAGGAAGAGGTACGACGCTCCGGCGGACACACCGACGGAACGGTGCTGCTGTCGCGCTCACGCAGCGCCCTGGACGCGATGGCGGAGACATCCGCCGAGGAGTACGAGGCCTACACGCGCGCGCTCGACGAGGCGGCGGCCGGCCGGCTCACCTTCGCACAGCGGTACGCCAAGGAAGGTTCGGCAACCGCCCTGCTGGTGGCCGCCGTCGCCGCGGTCACGGCGGCGGTGGCGGACGTGGCTCTGGGCACCGACACGGGCACGGCACTCGGCGCGGGCGTGACCGTGGGCGTCGTGGGCGCGGCGGCCACCGTGATCAAGGTGGCCGGCTCTCATCTGCCCGCGGCCCATCACAGCGCAGGCGCCGAGAGCCAGCCGGGCGGACCCGAGCAGTTGCGGCTGCAGTGGCTGACGGCTCTGGAGGTGCGCGGTATCCGCCCGTTCCTCGATCAGCAGCGGGTACGCGAAGGGTCCACGGGCCCGAGGAAGAAGGGGCCGCCGCTGCGCGGCACGGACAAGAGCGCGGCAGCACGCGGGCGCACCCTGCTGGCCCAGTCGTTCGCTCAACTGCCGGAGCAGGCAGGCATGTTCGCGGGCCGTCGGCCGGAGATGGCCAGGATCCGGCAGTGGGTACAGGCGTCCCGAGCGAGCACCGAGACCCGCCCGACGGTCGTGGTACTGCACGGAGCCCCCGGCAGCGGTCGTACGACACTGGCCGTGCGCGCCACGCACGACCTCAAGGACTACTTCCGCGGCGCCTGCGTCGTGGACCTGCGCGGCGGCAGTCCGGAGGAGCCGCCGCTGTCCACCCGCGACGCCCTGCTGCACCTGCTCAACCGGCTCGGCGCGCCGCGCGAACAGCTGCTGTTCCGTGAGCGCTCCTCCCCCGACCAGCAGGTCAAGCGGCTGAGCGAGCTGTACCACCAGCATCTGACGGGCCTGGCCGTCACGATCGTCCTGGACGACGCCTCGGACGCCGAACAGGTCCGTACGCTCGTCCCCGAGCGCTCCGACAGCCTGGTCCTGGTCACGGCCCGCGAGCCCCTGGCACTGCCGTCCGACCTTCCGGCCCATGTCCATGAACTGCCCGTGGAGGCACTGGACTCGGCGGGCGCCGAGGAGTTGCTGGACGCGGCGGCACAGGACAGTTCCGGGCCCTACGACGCCGATGCGGCCGACCGGATCAGGGAGTTGTGCGGCGGGCTGCCGCTGGCGCTGAGCATCGCGGGCTCGTCGCTGGGCCCGCGCTCACCTCGTCAACTGGCCACGGATCTCAGCGCGTACGGCCCGGTGGAGCCGATCGAGCGTGTGCTGTGGCTGCGCTACACGGACCAGTCGGACACGGCCCGCCGGCTGCTGCGCCGACTGGCCCTCGCCGGCCGCGCCTCTCTCGGTGGCGCCGCGGCCGCCTCCCTCCTGGCGACGAACGAGGGGGAGGCGACCCGTCACCTGGTCGCGCTCTCCCGGGCCGGCCTGATCGACCATGTGCGCGGCAACCGCTTCCGCCTGCACGACCTGGTGCGGGCCTTCGCCCAGGCCCGCCTCCTGGACGAGGAGGAGCCCTCGGAGCGCACGGCCGCGCAGGAACGCCTGATCGTGAACTACGCCGACCTGGCCGACTCGGTGCTGCGCCTGGTCGACGGCAACATGTCGACCCGCTCGGACCGCTTCAGCCCGCACGGCTTCACGTCCCTGGACGAGGCGCTGCGCTGGCTGGACGACGAGTCGAGCTTCATCACGTCGACACTGCGGCACGCGGAGGGCGTGAACCAGGCGGCGGTGCTGAACCTGCTCGGCGCCCTGTGCGACTACTGCCTGCTGCGCGGCGACCTCTACCGTCTGGGCGAGATCAGCGAGCTGGCGCAGGCCGTGGACCAGGGCCTGCTGGTCCGCTCGGTGCAGTGGCGCACCGGCATCGCGGCCCGTCAGCTGGGCGAGCTGGACAAGGCGCGTACGACACTGACGTCGGTCGTCGATCTGTACATGGAGGCCCATCACGACGCGGGTGCGGCCCGCGCCCTGTGCTCCCTGGGGATCACCCTCCACCACCAGGGCAATCTCACGGAGGCGGCCGCGAAGCTGCGCGAGGCGCTGGATTTCCAGGCGGCTCCCGAGCTGGCCACGGACCGCGGCTGGACGATGCACGCCCTGGCGGCGGTGGAGCGCGACCGCGGCCATGTCTCGGAGGCGCTGCATCTGCTCACCGAGTCCCTGGTCCTGCATCACGCGGGCGAGTCCGTGCACGGCGAGGCCTGGGCCCACTTCCAGCTGGGCCAGCTGTCGCTGCGGATGGGCGACGTCCCGCGCGCCGAGTCGGAGCTGCGCGCGGCCCTCGACCGCTACGGCCGTACCCGTGACGCCCGTGGCGAGGCCTGGGCGCTCACCCAGCTGGCCCGCGCCCGTCTCGTCGCGGGGGACGCGTCCCCCGCGGTGGAGGGACTGCGCCAGGCCGCGTCCCGGCACCGCGAGAACGAGGACGCGCGCGGCGAGGCCTGGACGGTCTACTACCTGGGCCAGGCCCTGGAGGAGACGGGCGACCTCGACCGTGCGGTGCGCGAACTGGAGCGCTCCCGCACGATGTTCTCCCGTATGCGCGACGTCTACGGCCTGGCCTGCGCCCGCCACCACTCGGCCCGGGCGACCCGGGACCAGCGGGCGGCCCAGACGGGTTCGCTGCGCAACTCCGGCTTCGCCCGCCAGCTCCTGGTCGACGCCCGAGCCGACTTCCAGCGCATCGGTGTGGCCCACGGCGAGGCGTGGACGTGCCTGGAACTGGCGGTGGTGGATGCGGGCAACGCCCGTACCCAGCAGGCGCTGGCGCTGTGCGACGAGGCGGTGGACCTGTTCACCTCGTACGGCGACCGCCGCGGCGAGGACTGGGCCCGCTTCCTGCGCTGCACCCTGCTGCCGTACGCGGCCCCCGGCGGCGTGGAGATCGGCACGGCGGTCGCCCAGGAGGAGCTGACCCAGCTGTCCCGCACGACTCACTCGCTGCGGGACGAGAAGCTCGACGACTACGTGGAGGCGTATCAGCTGCTGCTGGAGCGGGGCGTGAACCTGGAGGCGGGCTGGCAGGCGTGGCGTCTGGGGATGGTGCCCAGCCGCCATGCGCGGGAGGTGATGGGGGTGGCGGTGCCGGCCACGCACTGA
- a CDS encoding DUF4307 domain-containing protein, with translation MSTASTRLPEGRYGRSSDERADHKLKIIGAVLAAALLALVGYFAYHYVGQNKISAEVITFDAHENAVTVHLEVRKDADATGYCTIRSQAADGTEVGRADFRFGGHATRIDRAVTLRTTSAGTTAELLGCHAG, from the coding sequence ATGAGTACGGCGAGCACGCGACTGCCCGAGGGCCGTTACGGCCGCTCCTCGGACGAGCGCGCCGACCACAAACTCAAGATCATCGGTGCCGTCCTGGCGGCGGCGCTGCTCGCGCTCGTCGGGTACTTCGCCTACCACTACGTCGGCCAGAACAAGATCAGCGCCGAGGTGATCACCTTCGATGCGCACGAGAACGCGGTGACGGTGCATCTGGAGGTCCGTAAGGACGCCGACGCGACCGGTTACTGCACCATCCGCTCCCAGGCGGCGGACGGGACCGAGGTGGGCCGGGCCGACTTCCGCTTCGGCGGGCACGCCACCCGCATCGACCGTGCCGTCACCCTCCGTACGACGTCCGCCGGCACCACGGCGGAGCTGCTGGGCTGCCACGCCGGCTGA
- a CDS encoding cystathionine gamma-synthase yields MSDRHISQHFETLAIHAGNTADPLTGAVVPPIYQVSTYKQDGVGGLRGGYEYSRSANPTRTALEENLAALEGGRRGLAFASGLAAEDCLLRTLLSPGDHVVIPNDAYGGTFRLFAKVVARWGVEWSVADTSDPSAVRAAITPKTKAVWVETPSNPLLGITDIAAVAQIARDAGAKLVVDNTFATPYLQQPLALGADVVVHSLTKYMGGHSDVVGGALIAADETLGEELAFHQNAMGAVAGPFDSWLVLRGAKTLSVRMDRHSENATRVADMLTRHARVSKVLYPGLPEHPGHEVAAKQMRAFGGMVSFQVEGGEEAAVEVCNRTKVFTLGESLGGVESLVEHPGRMTHASVVGSALEVPGDLVRLSVGIENVDDLLQDLQQALA; encoded by the coding sequence ATGAGCGACAGGCACATCAGTCAGCACTTCGAGACCCTCGCGATCCACGCGGGCAACACCGCCGATCCCCTCACCGGCGCGGTCGTCCCGCCGATCTACCAGGTCTCGACCTACAAGCAGGACGGCGTCGGCGGCCTGCGCGGCGGCTACGAGTACAGCCGTAGCGCCAACCCCACCAGGACCGCCCTGGAAGAGAACCTCGCAGCCCTTGAGGGCGGCCGCCGAGGTCTCGCGTTCGCGTCCGGACTGGCGGCCGAGGACTGCCTGTTGCGGACGCTGCTCAGCCCCGGTGACCACGTGGTCATCCCCAACGACGCGTACGGCGGCACGTTCCGGCTGTTCGCGAAGGTCGTCGCCCGGTGGGGGGTGGAGTGGTCGGTCGCCGACACCAGCGATCCGTCCGCCGTGCGGGCCGCCATCACCCCGAAGACCAAGGCCGTGTGGGTGGAGACCCCCTCCAACCCGCTGCTCGGCATCACCGACATCGCCGCGGTCGCCCAGATCGCCCGGGACGCGGGCGCGAAGCTCGTCGTCGACAACACCTTCGCCACGCCGTACCTGCAGCAGCCGCTGGCCCTCGGCGCGGACGTCGTCGTGCACTCCCTGACCAAGTACATGGGCGGCCACTCCGACGTCGTCGGCGGTGCGCTGATCGCCGCCGACGAAACACTCGGCGAGGAGCTGGCCTTCCACCAGAACGCGATGGGCGCCGTCGCCGGTCCCTTCGACTCGTGGCTGGTCCTGCGCGGCGCCAAGACGCTCTCGGTGCGCATGGACCGGCATAGCGAGAACGCCACCAGGGTCGCCGACATGCTGACCCGGCACGCGCGCGTGTCGAAGGTCCTCTACCCGGGGCTGCCCGAGCACCCGGGCCACGAGGTCGCCGCCAAGCAGATGCGGGCCTTCGGCGGCATGGTCTCCTTCCAGGTCGAGGGCGGCGAGGAGGCGGCCGTCGAGGTCTGCAACCGCACCAAGGTGTTCACCCTCGGCGAGTCCCTGGGCGGCGTCGAGTCGCTCGTCGAGCACCCCGGGCGCATGACGCACGCGTCGGTGGTCGGCTCGGCCCTCGAGGTGCCCGGCGATCTCGTACGGCTCTCCGTGGGCATCGAGAACGTCGACGATCTACTGCAGGACCTGCAGCAGGCGCTCGCCTAG
- the ilvA gene encoding threonine ammonia-lyase: MSYSTADSFRPVTLDDVRGAQKMLSGVARVTAMEGSRHLSQLVGAPVHFKCENLQRTGSFKLRGAYVRIAGLLPEERAAGVVAASAGNHAQGVALASSLLGVRATVFMPKGAPLPKISATREYGAEVRLHGQVVDETLAAAQEHAAETGAVFIHPFDHPDIIAGQGTVGLEILEHCPEVRTIVVGIGGGGLAAGIATAVKALRPDVRIVGVQAEGAAAYPPSIAAGRPMSIENPATMADGIKVGRPGNVPFGIIRELMDEVRTVSEDELATALLLCLERAKLVVEPAGASPVAALLSEPGAFEGPVVAVLSGGNVDPLLMQRVLRHGMSAQGRYLAVRLRLTDRPGALATLLGVLSVVDANVLDVSHVRTDPRLGLTEAEVELHLETKGPEHCAEVGRALREAGHTVIG; encoded by the coding sequence ATGAGCTACAGCACGGCTGACTCCTTTCGGCCCGTGACCCTCGACGATGTGCGGGGGGCGCAGAAGATGCTCTCGGGTGTGGCGCGGGTGACGGCGATGGAGGGCAGCAGGCACCTGTCCCAGCTGGTGGGCGCGCCGGTGCACTTCAAGTGCGAGAACCTCCAGCGGACGGGTTCGTTCAAGCTGCGGGGTGCCTACGTCCGGATCGCCGGACTGCTGCCGGAGGAGCGGGCCGCCGGGGTCGTCGCGGCGAGCGCCGGCAACCACGCGCAGGGCGTCGCTCTCGCGTCCTCGCTGCTCGGCGTGCGGGCGACGGTCTTCATGCCGAAGGGCGCCCCGCTGCCCAAGATCAGCGCCACGCGCGAGTACGGCGCCGAGGTGCGCCTGCACGGGCAGGTGGTCGACGAGACGCTCGCCGCCGCACAGGAGCACGCGGCCGAGACGGGCGCGGTGTTCATCCACCCCTTCGACCACCCCGACATCATCGCGGGCCAGGGCACGGTCGGACTGGAGATCCTGGAGCACTGCCCGGAGGTCCGCACGATCGTCGTCGGCATCGGCGGAGGAGGTCTCGCGGCCGGCATCGCGACCGCGGTGAAGGCGCTGCGGCCGGACGTGCGGATCGTGGGCGTGCAGGCCGAGGGCGCCGCGGCCTATCCGCCCTCGATCGCGGCCGGGCGTCCGATGTCGATCGAGAACCCGGCGACCATGGCCGACGGCATCAAGGTCGGGCGGCCCGGCAACGTGCCCTTCGGCATCATCCGCGAGCTGATGGACGAGGTCCGCACGGTCTCCGAGGACGAGCTGGCCACCGCGCTCCTGCTGTGCCTGGAGCGGGCCAAGCTGGTCGTCGAACCGGCCGGTGCGAGCCCGGTGGCGGCGCTGCTGAGCGAGCCGGGGGCCTTCGAGGGCCCGGTGGTGGCGGTGCTGTCCGGTGGCAACGTCGACCCGCTGCTGATGCAGCGCGTCCTGCGGCACGGCATGTCCGCGCAGGGCCGCTACCTGGCCGTACGGCTGCGGCTGACGGACCGGCCGGGCGCGCTCGCCACACTTCTCGGGGTGTTGTCAGTGGTGGACGCTAACGTCCTCGATGTGAGTCACGTCCGGACCGATCCGCGGCTCGGGCTCACGGAGGCGGAGGTCGAGCTGCACCTGGAGACGAAGGGGCCGGAGCACTGCGCCGAGGTCGGCCGGGCCCTGCGCGAGGCGGGTCACACGGTCATCGGCTGA
- the greA gene encoding transcription elongation factor GreA — MTQTSENVTWLTQEAYNQLKAELEHLSGPARTEIAAKIAAAREEGDLRENGGYHAAKEEQGKQELRVRQLTQLLENAKVGEAPASADGAVAPGMVVTIAFDGDEDDTTTFLLASREYASSDIETYSPQSPLGSGVIGHKVGEEAEYELPNGRKASVKILKAEPYNG, encoded by the coding sequence GTGACCCAGACCAGCGAGAACGTCACCTGGCTGACCCAGGAGGCGTACAACCAGCTCAAGGCGGAGCTGGAGCACCTGTCTGGTCCTGCGCGCACGGAGATCGCCGCCAAGATCGCGGCCGCGCGCGAGGAAGGCGACCTGCGTGAGAACGGCGGGTACCACGCGGCCAAGGAAGAGCAGGGCAAGCAGGAACTCCGTGTGCGCCAGCTGACCCAGCTCCTGGAGAACGCCAAGGTCGGCGAGGCCCCGGCGTCGGCGGACGGCGCCGTGGCGCCCGGCATGGTCGTGACGATCGCCTTCGACGGCGACGAGGACGACACGACGACCTTCCTGCTCGCCTCGCGCGAGTACGCGAGCTCCGACATCGAGACGTACTCGCCGCAGTCCCCGCTGGGCTCCGGCGTGATCGGCCACAAGGTCGGCGAGGAGGCGGAGTACGAACTGCCGAACGGCAGGAAGGCCTCCGTGAAGATCCTCAAGGCCGAGCCCTACAACGGCTGA
- a CDS encoding MarR family winged helix-turn-helix transcriptional regulator, with product MSMDMTTVGDSGLLDTLQHEVAVFARRAEQTRLGGVGQVRNSMDRAAYLLLNRLDKEGPMGVKALAASMGIDSSTVTRQVAPLVDTGLVKRTSHPEDGRAVVLQLSPRGLSRLEEVRSSRRQLMAELTHDWAPEERETFCTLLTRFNTALSSRMAAPGVPGSEAPTAS from the coding sequence ATGTCGATGGACATGACGACCGTCGGTGACAGCGGTCTCCTCGACACGCTGCAGCACGAGGTGGCGGTGTTCGCCCGCCGTGCCGAACAGACCCGGCTCGGCGGGGTCGGGCAGGTACGCAACTCCATGGACCGCGCCGCATACCTGCTGCTCAACCGCCTCGACAAAGAGGGCCCCATGGGTGTCAAGGCGCTCGCGGCGAGCATGGGCATCGACTCGTCGACGGTCACCCGGCAGGTGGCTCCGCTCGTCGACACCGGGCTCGTCAAGCGCACCTCGCACCCCGAGGACGGGCGTGCCGTGGTCCTTCAGCTGTCGCCGCGCGGGCTGTCCCGGCTGGAGGAAGTGCGATCGTCCCGGCGCCAGCTGATGGCCGAGCTGACACACGACTGGGCGCCGGAGGAGCGCGAGACGTTCTGCACGCTCCTCACGCGCTTCAACACCGCGCTCTCCTCCCGGATGGCTGCGCCCGGAGTACCGGGGTCCGAGGCGCCGACCGCCTCGTAG
- the mca gene encoding mycothiol conjugate amidase Mca, translated as MTDQLRLMAIHAHPDDESSKGAATMAKYVSEGVDVLVVTCTGGERGSILNPKLQGDKYIEEHIHEVRKKEMDEAREILGVTQEWLGFVDSGLPEGDPLPPLPEGCFALEDVDKAAGELVKQIRSFRPQVITTYDENGGYPHPDHIMTHKISMVAFEGAADTEKYPESEFGPAYQPRKLYYNQGFNRPRTEALHHALLDRGLESPYGDWLKRWSEFERAERTLTTHVPCADFFEIRDKALIAHATQIDPDGGWFKVPMEIQREVWPTEEYELAKSLVDTSLPEDDLFAGIRDNA; from the coding sequence TTGACTGACCAGCTGCGACTGATGGCTATCCACGCCCACCCCGACGACGAGTCGAGCAAGGGCGCGGCCACCATGGCGAAGTACGTGTCCGAGGGGGTGGACGTGCTGGTCGTGACCTGCACCGGTGGGGAGCGCGGCTCCATCCTCAACCCGAAGCTGCAGGGCGACAAGTACATCGAGGAGCACATCCACGAGGTACGCAAGAAGGAGATGGACGAGGCCCGGGAGATCCTCGGGGTCACGCAGGAATGGCTCGGCTTCGTCGACTCCGGCCTGCCCGAGGGCGACCCGCTGCCGCCGCTGCCCGAGGGCTGCTTCGCCCTGGAGGACGTGGACAAGGCGGCCGGCGAGCTGGTGAAGCAGATCCGTTCCTTCCGTCCCCAGGTGATCACCACCTATGACGAGAACGGCGGCTATCCGCACCCCGACCACATCATGACCCACAAGATCTCGATGGTGGCCTTCGAGGGCGCCGCCGACACCGAGAAGTACCCGGAGTCGGAGTTCGGCCCGGCCTACCAGCCGCGGAAGCTGTACTACAACCAGGGCTTCAACCGCCCCCGCACCGAGGCCCTGCACCACGCGCTGCTGGACCGTGGTCTGGAGTCGCCGTACGGGGACTGGCTCAAGCGCTGGAGCGAGTTCGAGCGCGCCGAGCGCACCCTGACCACGCATGTCCCCTGCGCCGACTTCTTCGAGATCCGCGACAAGGCGCTGATCGCCCACGCCACGCAGATCGACCCCGACGGCGGCTGGTTCAAGGTGCCGATGGAGATCCAGAGGGAGGTCTGGCCGACGGAGGAGTACGAGCTGGCGAAGTCGCTCGTCGATACTTCCCTCCCCGAGGACGACCTCTTTGCGGGCATCCGCGACAATGCCTGA
- a CDS encoding ABC transporter permease, whose protein sequence is MNDSLVIARRNLIRMSRIPEMVLFGLIQPVMFVVLFTYVFGGSMKIGDTTDPEVYKNFLMAGIFAQTVTFATAGAGAGIADDMHKGLIDRFRSLPMARGAVLTGRTVADLVQTALTLLVLAIVALLVGWRPGSVEPTNFGKILGGFGLLLLLGYAFTWIGALIGLSVRTPEAATSGGLIWLFPVTFISNAFVDSAQMTPWLRHIAEWNPFSATVQACRQLFGDPGLSHSGAWPMQHPVWASLTYSILIVAIFRTLAVRKYRRADS, encoded by the coding sequence ATGAACGATTCCCTGGTCATCGCCCGACGGAACCTGATCAGGATGTCCCGGATCCCCGAGATGGTTCTGTTCGGCCTGATCCAGCCAGTGATGTTCGTAGTGCTCTTCACCTACGTCTTCGGTGGCTCGATGAAGATCGGTGACACCACCGATCCGGAGGTCTACAAGAACTTCCTGATGGCCGGCATCTTCGCCCAGACGGTCACGTTCGCCACTGCGGGGGCGGGCGCCGGTATTGCGGACGACATGCACAAGGGGCTCATAGACCGGTTCCGCTCGTTGCCGATGGCGCGTGGTGCGGTGCTGACCGGTCGTACCGTCGCGGACCTCGTGCAGACGGCTCTGACCCTGCTCGTCCTCGCGATCGTCGCGCTGCTCGTGGGTTGGCGCCCCGGTTCCGTCGAGCCGACCAACTTCGGAAAGATCTTGGGCGGCTTCGGCCTGCTGCTTCTTCTGGGATACGCCTTCACATGGATCGGCGCGTTGATCGGTCTGTCCGTACGCACTCCGGAGGCGGCGACCTCGGGAGGGCTGATCTGGCTCTTCCCGGTCACGTTCATCTCGAACGCGTTCGTGGACTCCGCTCAGATGACGCCCTGGCTGCGACACATCGCTGAGTGGAACCCGTTCAGCGCGACCGTGCAGGCATGCCGGCAACTCTTCGGCGACCCGGGTCTGTCCCATTCCGGTGCCTGGCCGATGCAGCACCCGGTGTGGGCATCGCTGACCTACTCGATTCTGATCGTCGCCATCTTTCGCACGCTCGCGGTCCGCAAGTACCGCCGGGCAGACAGTTGA
- a CDS encoding sigma factor-like helix-turn-helix DNA-binding protein, whose translation MRQRQASQGARRAREFEAFVAGAAGRLLHAATLLTAEAPDDNPRARRLLTLALAHTYVHWHRLRGEDPYDRARQYLATRFARAAWHQYGGFGRARAHPDSPLGRLVPQERLILVLRLYEGVAEEQTAALLGLPTERVRTICERATATLLHPPRHPAPAVTGAKVAPS comes from the coding sequence GTGCGACAACGGCAGGCGTCCCAAGGCGCCCGCCGGGCCCGGGAGTTCGAGGCGTTCGTCGCGGGCGCGGCAGGGCGGCTGCTGCATGCCGCCACGCTGCTCACGGCGGAGGCGCCGGACGACAACCCGCGCGCGCGGCGCCTGCTGACCCTGGCCCTCGCTCACACGTACGTGCACTGGCACCGGCTGCGCGGCGAGGACCCGTACGACCGCGCCCGCCAGTACCTGGCCACCCGCTTCGCGCGCGCGGCATGGCACCAGTACGGCGGTTTCGGCCGGGCCCGCGCGCATCCCGACAGTCCGCTGGGCCGGCTCGTGCCGCAGGAGCGCCTGATCCTGGTTCTCAGGCTGTACGAGGGTGTCGCCGAGGAGCAGACGGCGGCGCTGCTCGGCCTGCCCACGGAACGCGTCCGCACGATCTGCGAGCGGGCGACGGCCACGCTGCTGCATCCACCCCGCCATCCCGCACCGGCGGTCACGGGGGCGAAGGTGGCGCCGTCATGA
- a CDS encoding ATP-binding cassette domain-containing protein, with protein MPGAIYAEGLVKTFGDVRALDGVDLDVPEGTVLGLLGPNGAGKTTAVRCLTTLLRPDSGRAVVAGLDVLKQPNEVRRAIGLSGQFAAVDEYLTGRENLQMVGQLYQMKGKAAKARAVELLDQFDLADAADRTAKTYSGGMRRRLDLAAALVLSPPVMFMDEPTTGLDPRNRQLLWEVIKNLVSGGTTLLLTTQYLEEADHLAHDIVVVDHGHVIARGTSDQLKARTGGERVEVVVHEREHIATAREVLTGFGKGELTVEEHTRKLTVPVTGGAKLLAEVIRELDVRGIEIDDIALRRPTLDDVFLSLTGHMAEEKHEENRATAGTPAQDRRHKKEATK; from the coding sequence ATGCCAGGCGCCATCTATGCCGAAGGCCTGGTCAAGACTTTCGGCGACGTAAGGGCTCTGGACGGCGTCGACCTCGATGTCCCCGAGGGCACCGTGCTGGGCCTGCTCGGGCCGAACGGCGCGGGCAAGACGACGGCGGTCCGCTGCCTGACCACGCTGCTGCGCCCCGACAGCGGCAGGGCGGTCGTGGCGGGCCTCGACGTCCTCAAGCAGCCCAACGAGGTGCGGCGCGCCATCGGTCTGTCCGGCCAGTTCGCCGCGGTCGACGAATACCTGACCGGCCGCGAGAACCTCCAGATGGTCGGCCAGCTCTACCAGATGAAGGGCAAGGCCGCGAAGGCCCGGGCCGTGGAGCTGCTGGACCAGTTCGACCTCGCGGACGCCGCCGACCGCACCGCGAAGACCTACTCCGGAGGCATGCGCCGCCGGCTCGACCTCGCGGCCGCTCTGGTCCTCTCGCCGCCCGTGATGTTCATGGACGAGCCGACGACCGGCCTCGACCCGCGCAACCGCCAGCTGCTGTGGGAGGTCATCAAGAACCTCGTCTCCGGCGGTACGACCCTGCTGCTGACCACGCAGTACCTGGAAGAGGCCGACCACCTGGCGCACGACATCGTGGTCGTCGACCACGGCCATGTCATCGCCCGCGGCACCTCCGACCAGCTCAAGGCCCGTACCGGCGGCGAGCGCGTCGAGGTCGTGGTGCACGAGCGCGAGCACATAGCGACCGCCCGCGAGGTACTCACCGGCTTCGGCAAGGGCGAGCTCACCGTCGAGGAGCACACCCGCAAGCTCACCGTCCCCGTCACCGGCGGCGCGAAGCTGCTGGCCGAGGTCATCCGCGAGCTGGACGTCCGCGGCATCGAGATAGACGACATCGCTCTGCGCCGCCCCACCCTCGACGACGTGTTCCTGTCCCTGACCGGACACATGGCAGAGGAGAAACACGAGGAGAACCGCGCGACCGCGGGCACGCCCGCCCAGGACCGCAGGCACAAGAAGGAGGCCACCAAGTGA